In Musa acuminata AAA Group cultivar baxijiao chromosome BXJ2-3, Cavendish_Baxijiao_AAA, whole genome shotgun sequence, the following proteins share a genomic window:
- the LOC103977719 gene encoding cyclin-dependent kinase D-1, with protein sequence MMIPASDSGGASAGEEDPSLSKRVADRYLKREVLGEGTYGIVFKAIDTKTGQTVAIKKIRLGKYKEGVNFTALREIKLLKELKDPNIIELIDAFPHKGNLHLVFEFMESDLEAVIRDRNIVLSPADVKSYLQMTLKGLAYCHKKWVVHRDMKPNNLLIASDGQLKLADFGLARIFGSPDRKFTHQVFARWYRAPELLYGAKQYGAGVDVWAAGCIFAELLLRRPFLQGSSDIDQLGKIFAAFGTPKPSQWPDMVFLPDYVEYQYVPAPPLRTLFPMASDDALDLLSKMFTYDPKARITVQQALEHRYFSSVPAPTKPSLLPRPPPKGESQNHKPSDFISQDGPLVLSPQRKLRRVTLHQDGLEGNVYQLDKAGEHVKEVRNMDGTTGQSGSMPMSIDLGAVFGSRPPPRPTLNSVDRSHLKRKLDLDPEFDYH encoded by the exons ATGATGATCCCGGCGTCGGATTCTGGCGGCGCCTCCGCCGGCGAAGAGGACCCTTCGCTCTCGAAGCGCGTCGCCGACCGCTACTTGAAGCGCGAGGTGCTCGGTGAGGGCACCTATGGTATCGTCTTTAAGGCCATCGACACAAAG ACTGGGCAAACAGTTGCAATAAAGAAGATTCGACTTGGAAAGTACAAGGAAGGTGTAAACTTCACTGCACTTAGGGAGATTAAATTGCTTAAAGAGCTCAAGGATCCAAATATAATTGAATTAATTGATGCCTTCCCTCACAAGGGTAATTTGCATCTTGTATTTGAGTTTATGGAGAGCGACTTGGAAGCTGTCATTCGCGACAGAAACATTGTCTTGTCTCCAGCTGACGTCAAATCATATCTCCAAATGACACTAAAAGGACTTGCATACTGCCACAAAAAATGGGTTGTACACAG GGATATGAAACCGAACAACCTACTTATTGCTTCTGATGGACAGCTTAAGCTTGCAGACTTCGGTTTGGCACGCATCTTTGGAAGTCCAGATCGCAAGTTCACTCACCAG GTTTTTGCCCGTTGGTATAGAGCACCTGAGCTATTGTATGGGGCCAAGCAATATGGAGCAGGGGTGGATGTGTGGGCTGCAGGTTGTATATTCGCTGAACTTCTACTTAGACGACCCTTTCTGCAG GGTTCAAGTGATATCGACCAACTAGGAAAGATTTTTGCAGCTTTTGGGACTCCAAAGCCATCTCAATGGCCTGACATGGTGTTCCTTCCAGATTATGTTGAATACCAATATGTCCCTGCACCTCCATTGCGGACACTTTTTCCAATGGCCAGCGATGATGCCTTGGACTTATTGTCAAAGATGTTCACTTATGATCCAAAGGCAAGAATAACAGTGCAACAGGCTTTAGAGCACAG GTACTTCTCGTCCGTACCTGCACCAACAAAGCCATCTTTACTTCCAAGGCCGCCTCCGAAGGGCGAATCACAAAATCACAAGCCTTCAGACTTCATTTCACAGGATGGGCCTCTTGTTTTGTCTCCACAAAGGAAGCTGAGGAGGGTTACTCTCCATCAAGATGGGTTGGAAGGAAATGTATACCAACTGGATAAAGCTGGTGAGCATGTTAAAGAAGTCAGAAATATGGATGGAACTACTGGTCAGAGTGGTAGTATGCCAATGTCAATAGACTTGGGAGCTGTGTTTGGCTCACGGCCACCTCCTAGACCAACTTTGAATAG TGTCGATAGGTCACATTTGAAGAGAAAACTTGATCTGGATCCTGAATTTGACTACCACTAG
- the LOC135607133 gene encoding amidase 1-like isoform X2 codes for MALKPSLDAYAAFIHRLHLRPPPPRSPDLPPPPLHGLTFAVKDIFDVSGCVTGFGNPDWARTHEAASSTSPVVLAAIGAGATCVGKTVMDEMAYSINGENYHYGTPTNPCAPDRVPGGSSSGSAVAVAANLADFALGTDTGGSVRVPAAYCGIFGFRPSHGIISATGVIPMAQSFDTVGWFARDPITLTRVGQVLLQSSSDATMPPKRFVIPEDCFQYLSSPSDQISQILKKSVEKVFGCSILHHENLGDHIYHNVPSLQNFISSFSGDQASTMPVLAALSHAMRLLQRFEFKTNHGDWLISTKPTLGPGMFERVSEVLNSTYEDLEYCYPVRAELQAFLSTLLQFHEQEHHKHILGN; via the exons ATGGCACTCAAACCGAGCCTCGATGCCTACGCCGCGTTCATCCACAGGCTCCACCTCCGCCCTCCGCCTCCCCGCTCCCCCGACCTaccccctccccctctccacGGCCTCACCTTTGCCGTCAAAGACAT ATTCGACGTCAGTGGCTGCGTCACCGGGTTCGGCAACCCGGACTGGGCGAGGACGCACGAGGCAGCGTCGTCCACATCTCCCGTTGTTCTCGCTGCTATCGGAGCTGGCGCCACATGCGTGGGCAAAACTGTCATGGACGAGATGGCATACAG CATCAATGGTGAGAACTATCATTATGGCACACCCACTAATCCGTGTGCTCCTGATCGAGTCCCTGGAGGATCGTCCAGTGGATCTGCTGTAGCAGTTGCTGCAAATCTCGCTGACTTTGCTCTAG GTACGGATACTGGTGGAAGTGTTAGAGTGCCTGCTGCTTACTGTGGAATTTTTGGTTTCCGGCCTTCACATGGCATTATATCTGCAACAGGTGTCATTCCAATGGCTCAGAGCTTTGACACTGTTG GATGGTTTGCTAGAGACCCTATTACCTTGACACGAGTAGGCCAGGTTCTGTTGCAGTCATCTAGTGATGCTACCATGCCACCCAAGCGTTTTGTTATTCCTGAAGATTGCTTCCAGTATTTGAGTTCTCCCAGTGACCAAATCTCTCAAATCCTGAAAAAGTCTGTAGAGAAGGTATTTGGAT GTAGTATATTACACCATGAAAATCTTGGCGACCATATTTACCACAATGTTCCAAGCTTGCAAAACTTTATAAGTAGCTTCTCCGGAGATCAAGCATCTACAATGCCAGTTCTTGCAGCTCTCTCACATGCCATGCGGTTGCTTCAAAG GTTcgagtttaaaaccaatcatggAGATTGGTTGATTTCCACAAAACCTACTCTAGGTCCTGGAATGTTTGAAAGAGTATCAGAAGTTCTAAATTCAACATATGAGGACTTGGAGTACTGTTATCCAGTGAGGGCTGAGCTTCAAGCATTCCTGTCTACTCTTTTGCAG TTCCATGAACAGGAGCACCACAAACATATATTGGGGAACTGA
- the LOC135607133 gene encoding amidase 1-like isoform X1, which yields MALKPSLDAYAAFIHRLHLRPPPPRSPDLPPPPLHGLTFAVKDIFDVSGCVTGFGNPDWARTHEAASSTSPVVLAAIGAGATCVGKTVMDEMAYSINGENYHYGTPTNPCAPDRVPGGSSSGSAVAVAANLADFALGTDTGGSVRVPAAYCGIFGFRPSHGIISATGVIPMAQSFDTVGWFARDPITLTRVGQVLLQSSSDATMPPKRFVIPEDCFQYLSSPSDQISQILKKSVEKVFGCSILHHENLGDHIYHNVPSLQNFISSFSGDQASTMPVLAALSHAMRLLQRFEFKTNHGDWLISTKPTLGPGMFERVSEVLNSTYEDLEYCYPVRAELQAFLSTLLQDNGILALPTIPGVPPKLNMEVDELDSFRARAFSLLSIAGMSGFCQISIPLGMHDDLPVSVSLLAKHNADHFLLDIVQTLYATLKEQASIAWEHGN from the exons ATGGCACTCAAACCGAGCCTCGATGCCTACGCCGCGTTCATCCACAGGCTCCACCTCCGCCCTCCGCCTCCCCGCTCCCCCGACCTaccccctccccctctccacGGCCTCACCTTTGCCGTCAAAGACAT ATTCGACGTCAGTGGCTGCGTCACCGGGTTCGGCAACCCGGACTGGGCGAGGACGCACGAGGCAGCGTCGTCCACATCTCCCGTTGTTCTCGCTGCTATCGGAGCTGGCGCCACATGCGTGGGCAAAACTGTCATGGACGAGATGGCATACAG CATCAATGGTGAGAACTATCATTATGGCACACCCACTAATCCGTGTGCTCCTGATCGAGTCCCTGGAGGATCGTCCAGTGGATCTGCTGTAGCAGTTGCTGCAAATCTCGCTGACTTTGCTCTAG GTACGGATACTGGTGGAAGTGTTAGAGTGCCTGCTGCTTACTGTGGAATTTTTGGTTTCCGGCCTTCACATGGCATTATATCTGCAACAGGTGTCATTCCAATGGCTCAGAGCTTTGACACTGTTG GATGGTTTGCTAGAGACCCTATTACCTTGACACGAGTAGGCCAGGTTCTGTTGCAGTCATCTAGTGATGCTACCATGCCACCCAAGCGTTTTGTTATTCCTGAAGATTGCTTCCAGTATTTGAGTTCTCCCAGTGACCAAATCTCTCAAATCCTGAAAAAGTCTGTAGAGAAGGTATTTGGAT GTAGTATATTACACCATGAAAATCTTGGCGACCATATTTACCACAATGTTCCAAGCTTGCAAAACTTTATAAGTAGCTTCTCCGGAGATCAAGCATCTACAATGCCAGTTCTTGCAGCTCTCTCACATGCCATGCGGTTGCTTCAAAG GTTcgagtttaaaaccaatcatggAGATTGGTTGATTTCCACAAAACCTACTCTAGGTCCTGGAATGTTTGAAAGAGTATCAGAAGTTCTAAATTCAACATATGAGGACTTGGAGTACTGTTATCCAGTGAGGGCTGAGCTTCAAGCATTCCTGTCTACTCTTTTGCAG GATAATGGAATTCTTGCACTGCCTACAATTCCTGGAGTCCCACCTAAGCTAAATATGGAGGTCGATGAACTGGATAGCTTTCGTGCTAGAGCATTTTCCTTGCTTTCTATTGCTGGCATGTCCGGATTTTGTCAG ATTTCTATACCACTTGGAATGCATGATGATCTTCCTGTCTCGGTTTCCCTTCTAGCAAAGCATAATGCAGaccattttcttcttgatattgttCAAACACTATATGCTACCCTCAAGGAGCAAGCTAGCATAGCTTGGGAACATGGCAATTGA
- the LOC135607131 gene encoding serine carboxypeptidase II-3-like gives MAIRGGFLCSLACLLSSIAVTAALGRQGDALDKLRKGATVTSSSDFDTFAFSDLTSRLYADSGSKENDRIVELPGQPAGVDFVQYGGYVTVDDRSGRALFYYFAEAAGKQSSSKPLLLWLNGGPGCSSFGIGAMQELGPFRVMSDGRTLYRNPYAWNSVANVLFLESPAGVGFSYSNTTSDYSKSGDKKTAEDAFVFLVNWMERFPEYKGRDFYIAGESYAGHYVPQLAYTILQNKNQSAAGAAINLKGIAIGNAVINDETDSRGIYDFFWTHALISDATVEAIHKYCNFSPNAVKEPQQCLDAAREADQVFEELDIYNIYAPLCFSSNLTSPPKKPSIEDFDPCTSIYVNAYLNDPEVQKALHANITRLNYSWSSCSRVISNWVDSPSTILPIIQQILAHGVQILVYSGDTDGRVPVTSTRYSLNVLNLPIKSPWKSWTINSEVGGYTMVYDRNLTFATVRGAGHEVPSYQPARALVLINSFLHGLQLPA, from the exons ATGGCGATAAGGGGAGGCTTCCTGTGCTCCTTGGCATGCCTCTTGTCCTCCATTGCTGTCACTGCAGCTCTGGGAAGGCAGGGTGATGCCCTCGACAAGCTCCGAAAGGGAGCTACTGTTACTTCGTCTTCCGACTTTGACACGTTCGCCTTCTCCGATCTTACGTCGAGATTGTACGCCGATTCCGGGTCGAAGGAGAACGACCGGATCGTCGAGCTGCCCGGCCAGCCTGCAGGAGTAGATTTCGTTCAGTACGGGGGTTATGTCACCGTCGACGATCGAAGCGGACGAGCTCTGTTTTACTACTTTGCGGAGGCAGCGGGCAAACAGAGCAGCTCCAAGCCTCTGCTTCTCTGGCTTAATGGAG GTCCCGGGTGTTCGTCCTTCGGGATCGGGGCGATGCAGGAATTAGGCCCCTTCCGCGTCATGAGCGATGGCAGAACTCTCTACAGGAATCCTTATGCTTGGAATTCAG TGGCTAATGTGTTGTTCCTGGAGAGCCCGGCGGGCGTCGGCTTCTCCTACTCGAACACCACCTCGGACTACAGCAAGAGCGGCGACAAGAAGACAGCAGAAGACGCGTTCGTCTTCTTGGTGAACTGGATGGAGAGGTTCCCGGAGTACAAAGGCCGGGACTTTTACATCGCAGGGGAGAGCTACGCCGGCCACTACGTGCCGCAGCTCGCCTACACCATTCTCCAGAACAAGAACCAGTCCGCGGCCGGAGCTGCCATCAACCTCAAAGGGATCGCG ATCGGCAACGCGGTGATCAACGACGAGACCGACAGCAGAGGGATCTACGACTTCTTCTGGACGCACGCGCTGATCTCAGACGCCACCGTGGAGGCAATCCACAAGTACTGCAACTTCTCCCCCAACGCGGTGAAGGAACCCCAGCAGTGTCTTgacgctgcgcgtgaggccgaccaGGTGTTCGAGGAGCTGGACATCTACAACATATACGCTCCCCTGTGCTTCTCATCCAATTTGACTTCCCCTCCAAAGAAGCCTTCG ATCGAGGATTTCGATCCCTGTACGTCTATCTACGTCAACGCATACCTGAATGATCCGGAAGTACAGAAAGCTCTCCATGCTAACATCACAAGGCTCAACTACTCCTGGTCTTCCTGCAG CCGTGTAATATCGAATTGGGTGGACAGTCCTTCTACAATCCTACCAATAATTCAGCAAATTCTAGCTCATGGTGTACAGATTTTGGTGTACAG TGGTGATACTGATGGTAGAGTTCCTGTTACTTCCACAAGATACTCTCTCAATGTACTAAATCTTCCAATCAAATCCCCATGGAAATCTTGGACAATCAACTCTGAG GTTGGTGGGTACACAATGGTGTATGATAGGAATTTGACATTTGCCACAGTAAGAGGAGCAGGGCATGAAGTTCCAAGTTATCAGCCAGCTCGAGCACTGGTACTCATCAACAGTTTTCTTCATGGACTGCAGCTTCCAGCCTGA
- the LOC103977721 gene encoding uncharacterized protein LOC103977721: MAVEVEDDVFFADLSKQIALLIMDDEEEFPVQCPQLPTQDLPYMPQVMMPPAYGYELLAYRRESKGTGVFIPRSAAPRRKNNNRSRRSTAADSNTHRQLNKSAAVASQVTNKCSSNSSVPKRQSQEYQMISGSY; encoded by the exons ATGGCTGTGGAGGTGGAAGATGATGTCTTCTTTGCGGACCTAAGCAAGCAGATTGCCCTGCTGATCATGGATGATGAGGAAGAATTCCCAGTGCAGTGCCCACAGCTTCCTACTCAG GATTTACCTTACATGCCCCAAGTCATGATGCCGCCAGCATATGGATATGAGTTGTTGGCCTACAGAAGGGAGAGCAAAGGAACTGGAGTCTTTATCCCACGTTCTGCTGCACCGAGAAGGAAGAACAACAACAGGTCAAGGAGATCCACTGCAGCTGACAGCAACACCCACAGGCAGCTGAACAAATCTGCAGCTGTGGCTTCTCAAGTCACCAATAAATGCAGCAGTAACTCAAGTGTGCCAAAGAGGCAGTCCCAGGAGTACCAGATGATCTCTGGCTCATACTAA